A DNA window from Microcystis aeruginosa NIES-843 contains the following coding sequences:
- a CDS encoding alpha/beta fold hydrolase, translating into MTTSPAWTERIGYQRDWVWRGWQIRYSFMPAKNPQDADKPPLILLHGFGAAIEHWRHNIPILSQNHRVYAVDLLGFGGSRKVQVPYSVNLWVEQIHDFWQTFMNRPVVLVGNSIGSLVSMALAGKYPEMVAGLVMLSLPDVSRRREMIADWLLNIVTPIENFFTSPWLLKPIFYYLRRPQVLKKWTGIAYEDKKAVSDELVQIIAAPTLDEGAAEAFISLAQAVNHPEYCPPAKLILPRLEIPILLCWGKQDRMVPVQLAQGFVSLNPRIKYVEFDRAGHCLQDECPDRFNPILLEWLESVAVL; encoded by the coding sequence GTGACAACTTCACCAGCTTGGACAGAACGCATCGGTTATCAACGGGATTGGGTGTGGCGCGGTTGGCAGATTCGTTATAGTTTTATGCCGGCAAAAAACCCCCAAGATGCCGATAAACCCCCTTTAATTTTACTGCATGGATTTGGAGCGGCGATCGAACATTGGCGCCATAATATTCCTATCCTCAGCCAAAATCATCGAGTTTACGCAGTAGATTTATTAGGTTTTGGTGGTTCGCGCAAAGTACAGGTTCCCTATAGCGTTAATCTCTGGGTGGAACAAATACACGATTTCTGGCAAACTTTTATGAATAGACCGGTGGTATTAGTGGGAAATTCGATCGGTTCTTTAGTTAGTATGGCCCTAGCGGGTAAATACCCAGAAATGGTAGCCGGATTAGTTATGCTCAGTTTACCCGATGTCAGCCGTCGGCGGGAAATGATCGCCGATTGGTTATTAAATATCGTCACTCCCATCGAAAACTTTTTCACTTCTCCTTGGCTATTAAAACCGATTTTTTACTATCTGCGTCGTCCGCAAGTCTTGAAAAAATGGACAGGAATCGCCTACGAAGACAAGAAAGCAGTCAGCGACGAATTAGTACAAATTATCGCCGCCCCAACCCTAGATGAGGGGGCAGCCGAGGCGTTTATTTCCCTAGCGCAAGCTGTCAATCATCCCGAATATTGTCCACCGGCAAAGTTAATTTTACCACGTTTAGAAATCCCGATTTTATTGTGTTGGGGCAAGCAAGATCGCATGGTTCCCGTCCAGTTAGCCCAGGGTTTTGTCTCCCTTAATCCTAGGATTAAATATGTAGAATTTGACCGGGCTGGTCATTGTTTACAGGATGAATGTCCTGACCGTTTTAACCCAATTTTATTAGAGTGGCTAGAATCTGTTGCTGTTCTTTGA
- a CDS encoding IS630-like element ISMae21 family transposase, translating into MSYSLDLRKKVIDYVENGGSITKAAALFNIGRATIYRWLGREKLEATKVKHRQRKLDWKALSKDVQENPEARLRDRAEKFGVRPSAICYALKNMKVTRKKKELRYRERNREERMKYYRVLRELIKIYGSESLVFIDESGFEEFQACFYAWSKKGKKVFGDRQGKRGKRENLVAGRRKGKKDFIAPMVFTRSLNAEGFEGWLSLYLLPSLTITSVLIMDNAPIHRKTVIKQLVEEAGHQVVFLPKYSPDLNDIEHDFSALKRARMYAPVGTPLDEIIRTYCVA; encoded by the coding sequence ATGTCTTATAGCCTAGACTTGAGAAAAAAAGTAATCGATTATGTAGAGAATGGGGGAAGCATAACCAAAGCCGCCGCTCTATTTAATATAGGAAGAGCGACGATATATAGATGGCTAGGTAGGGAAAAACTGGAAGCAACAAAGGTAAAACACCGTCAGAGAAAGCTGGACTGGAAAGCACTGTCAAAAGATGTCCAAGAAAATCCCGAGGCAAGATTAAGAGACAGAGCCGAGAAATTTGGAGTGAGACCAAGTGCCATTTGCTATGCCTTAAAAAACATGAAAGTTACCAGAAAAAAGAAGGAACTTCGTTATAGAGAAAGAAACCGAGAAGAAAGAATGAAATACTACAGAGTGCTGAGAGAATTGATTAAAATATATGGAAGTGAAAGCCTTGTATTTATTGATGAGTCAGGGTTTGAAGAATTTCAAGCCTGTTTTTATGCTTGGTCAAAAAAAGGGAAGAAAGTCTTTGGAGATAGACAAGGAAAACGAGGAAAAAGAGAGAACCTTGTCGCTGGTAGAAGAAAGGGAAAAAAAGACTTTATTGCACCGATGGTATTTACGAGAAGCCTGAATGCCGAAGGTTTTGAAGGGTGGTTATCTTTATATTTGTTGCCCTCTCTAACCATAACATCAGTATTAATTATGGATAATGCACCAATTCATCGGAAGACAGTCATTAAACAACTGGTAGAGGAAGCAGGTCATCAGGTCGTGTTTTTGCCAAAATACTCTCCTGATTTAAATGATATCGAACATGATTTTAGTGCATTAAAGAGGGCAAGAATGTATGCTCCTGTGGGGACACCCCTTGATGAAATTATTCGTACTTATTGTGTCGCCTAG
- a CDS encoding TIGR04376 family protein yields MGNLFDDVSRFLETQLEEFLRSHPQLELQALVEQLREQERDTAKLISALENERQRLEQQILATAQDIQTWHARIDKAKAAGRQDLLKAASEREAALFRQGNQLWGRMEGVKKRLSQSQELLQQVQQRRQEVQIKAEKAPKNQSRDWETTFWDQPQESDYQRSNYDNLDLKFKEWEMEEELKKLKREMGR; encoded by the coding sequence ATGGGCAATCTATTTGATGATGTCAGTCGCTTTCTTGAAACCCAACTGGAAGAATTTCTCAGAAGTCATCCCCAATTAGAATTACAGGCACTGGTAGAACAACTGCGCGAACAGGAGCGCGATACTGCTAAACTGATTAGCGCCCTAGAAAATGAGCGTCAACGTCTCGAACAGCAAATTTTGGCCACTGCCCAAGATATCCAAACTTGGCACGCTAGAATTGATAAGGCTAAGGCTGCTGGACGGCAGGACTTGCTGAAGGCTGCTAGTGAACGCGAGGCGGCCCTATTTCGTCAGGGTAATCAACTTTGGGGACGGATGGAAGGGGTGAAAAAACGTCTGAGTCAATCCCAAGAGTTACTGCAACAGGTCCAACAACGTCGTCAAGAAGTGCAAATTAAAGCCGAAAAAGCCCCTAAAAATCAGTCCCGTGACTGGGAAACCACTTTTTGGGATCAACCCCAAGAATCGGACTATCAGCGCTCGAACTACGATAATCTCGATCTAAAATTTAAAGAATGGGAAATGGAAGAAGAATTGAAAAAATTAAAGCGAGAAATGGGACGATAA
- the ispG gene encoding (E)-4-hydroxy-3-methylbut-2-enyl-diphosphate synthase: MQTLESTLNPPATASEFDTTIHRRKTRPVQVGSVTIGGGHPVVVQSMINEDTLDIDGSVAGIRRLHEIGCEIVRVTVPSLVHATALAKIREKLLATYQPVPLVADVHHNGMKIALEVAKHVDKVRINPGLYVFEKPKADRSEYSQAEFDEIGEKIAETLKPLVVSLRDQDKAMRIGVNHGSLAERMLFTYGDTPEGMVQSALEFIRICESLDFRNLVVSLKASRVPVMVAAYRLMVKRMDELGMDYPLHLGVTEAGDGEYGRIKSTAGIATLLADGIGDTIRVSLTEAPEKEIPVCYSILQALGLRKTMVEYVACPSCGRTLFNLEDVLQQVRAATQHLTGLDIAVMGCIVNGPGEMADADYGYVGKQAGYISLYRGREEIKRVPESEGVSELINLIKADGRWVEP; encoded by the coding sequence ATGCAAACCTTGGAATCGACGCTCAACCCTCCCGCAACTGCCTCCGAATTCGACACCACGATTCACCGGCGCAAAACCCGTCCCGTCCAGGTAGGTAGCGTTACCATCGGTGGTGGTCATCCCGTGGTCGTGCAGTCGATGATTAACGAGGATACCCTTGATATAGATGGTTCCGTGGCAGGTATCCGTCGCCTCCATGAAATCGGCTGTGAAATTGTCCGCGTCACCGTGCCGAGCCTGGTTCACGCCACCGCTTTAGCTAAAATTAGGGAAAAACTGCTCGCCACCTATCAACCTGTGCCGTTAGTAGCCGATGTACATCACAACGGCATGAAAATCGCCCTAGAAGTGGCCAAGCACGTCGATAAAGTGCGGATTAACCCCGGTTTGTACGTTTTCGAGAAACCGAAAGCCGACCGCAGCGAGTATAGTCAAGCAGAATTTGATGAAATTGGCGAAAAAATAGCCGAAACTCTGAAACCTTTAGTAGTTTCCCTGCGAGATCAAGATAAAGCGATGCGAATCGGCGTTAACCACGGTTCTCTGGCCGAAAGAATGCTCTTTACCTACGGTGACACCCCCGAAGGAATGGTACAGTCGGCTTTAGAATTTATCCGCATCTGCGAATCCCTCGATTTTCGCAATCTGGTCGTTTCCCTGAAAGCTTCCCGGGTGCCAGTTATGGTAGCCGCCTATCGTCTCATGGTTAAGCGCATGGACGAGTTGGGTATGGATTATCCCCTGCATTTGGGTGTTACTGAAGCAGGAGATGGGGAATACGGACGAATTAAATCCACTGCCGGGATTGCCACTCTCTTAGCGGACGGTATCGGTGATACGATTCGCGTTTCTCTGACGGAAGCTCCCGAAAAGGAAATTCCCGTCTGTTACAGTATCCTCCAGGCCCTGGGACTGCGGAAAACCATGGTCGAATACGTTGCCTGTCCTTCCTGTGGTCGCACTCTTTTTAATTTAGAAGATGTCCTGCAGCAAGTGCGCGCAGCGACTCAACACCTCACCGGACTCGATATCGCCGTTATGGGTTGTATTGTCAACGGACCGGGAGAAATGGCCGACGCAGACTATGGTTATGTAGGGAAACAGGCCGGTTATATCTCCCTTTATCGCGGTCGCGAGGAAATTAAACGCGTCCCCGAAAGTGAAGGTGTAAGCGAGTTGATTAATTTAATTAAAGCCGATGGCCGTTGGGTAGAACCTTAA